One stretch of Arachis duranensis cultivar V14167 chromosome 1, aradu.V14167.gnm2.J7QH, whole genome shotgun sequence DNA includes these proteins:
- the LOC107463596 gene encoding receptor-like protein kinase ANXUR1, with amino-acid sequence MRPHSQYPFSLIIFSIILILITTARTEEPAAKSFLISCGSSTGGTDSNGRTWLPDSKYFTTPSSIDTKNSTAKQQDPSLPSQIPYMSARIFTSSSSTFRFPVSPNTRHYIRLHFYPSTYDSSLDPNNSYFSVDANGFTLLNNFSAYLTAKALAKAYFIKEYSLVPAESGKLSITFTPCSKRHGSYAFINGIEVIAIPDLFTQPPPLVSTHQSISVANSSLQTMIRLNVGGQYISPDRDSGGLSRTWYDDSPYLFAAALGVTAVADKNLTIQYYSDLPEYIAPKDVYATARTMGPDNRVNLNYNLSWVFQVDANFTYIVRLHFCELFFTRNNQRKFNIYVNNQTALEGADVYEWTQSKGAPIYQDFVTFVVDVPGVDDQELWVELHPAVKTKPQYYDAILNGLEIFKINDSSGNLAGKNPTPSKLLLDSEAKKGNKKHNNLAAIIATGLVLLVAALCLLVYLRKKRKGDRNETVLGNWLAIHDSPNTTTECGHHKSGAGCSISTQGLLCENFSMEEIKLATNNFDESKVIGVGGFGKVYKGVIRGVKEVAVKRSNPSSNQGINEFQNEIYMLSKLRHRHLVSLIGFCQEDGEMILIYDYMANGTLQQHLYKSNKPSLPWNQRLEICIGAARGLHYLHTGAKFTIIHRDVKTTNILLDESWVAKVSDFGLSKTGPNMNQTHVSTMVKGSFGYFDPEYFRRQQLTEKSDVYSFGVVLFEVLCGRQALDPTLPTEQVSLADWALMNLEKGSLEDIIDPHLQGKISIDCLKKFAEIAEKCLSDNGLERPSMGDVLWTLELALQLQKNADAGKLEEKKKEKANDDSCILFDDSNYFHNKIAMTTGR; translated from the coding sequence ATGAGGCCTCATTCTCAGTACCCGTTTTCTCTCATCATTTTCTCCATCATCTTAATCTTAATCACAACCGCAAGAACTGAAGAACCAGCGGCCAAATCCTTCTTAATCTCATGCGGTTCTTCCACCGGTGGAACAGATTCTAACGGAAGAACATGGTTGCCAGATTCCAAGTACTTCACAACACCTTCTTCCATTGACACAAAGAATTCAACAGCAAAACAACAAGACCCTTCTCTTCCTTCACAAATACCATACATGTCTGCAAGGATCttcacttcttcttcatcaacTTTCCGGTTCCCTGTTTCACCAAACACACGCCACTATATTCGACTCCACTTTTACCCTTCCACCTACGATTCTTCTCTTGATCCAAACAACTCATACTTCTCCGTCGACGCAAATGGCTTCACTCTGCTCAACAATTTCAGTGCCTACCTCACAGCAAAAGCTCTCGCAAAAGCCTACTTCATCAAGGAGTATTCTCTCGTCCCTGCAGAATCAGGTAAACTCAGCATCACGTTCACACCGTGTTCCAAACGCCATGGATCATACGCTTTCATCAATGGCATTGAAGTTATTGCTATCCCTGACTTGTTCACTCAACCACCACCTCTGGTTTCAACTCACCAATCGATTTCTGTTGCCAACTCGTCGTTGCAAACCATGATTCGGTTGAACGTTGGTGGACAATACATTTCCCCCGACAGAGATTCCGGTGGTCTTAGCAGAACATGGTACGATGATTCACCTTACTTGTTCGCCGCAGCCTTAGGTGTCACTGCTGTGGCGGATAAGAATCTTACGATTCAATACTATTCCGATCTTCCAGAATACATTGCTCCTAAGGATGTTTACGCCACCGCAAGAACAATGGGTCCTGATAATCGAGTGAATCTGAATTATAACCTCAGTTGGGTTTTTCAGGTTGATGCAAATTTCACCTACATTGTGAGGCTCCATTTTTGTGAGCTGTTTTTCACCCGAAATAATCAAAGAAAGTTTAACATTTACGTTAACAACCAAACTGCACTGGAGGGTGCTGATGTTTATGAGTGGACTCAATCCAAAGGTGCTCCCATTTATCAAGATTTTGTCACTTTTGTTGTGGATGTACCTGGTGTTGATGATCAAGAATTGTGGGTGGAATTGCATCCCGCTGTGAAAACAAAGCCACAGTATTACGATGCAATTCTTAATGGATTGGAGATATTCAAGATCAATGACAGCAGTGGAAACTTGGCAGGGAAAAATCCTACCCCATCAAAGTTGCTTCTTGATTCCGAAGCTAAGAAAGGTaacaaaaaacataataatCTTGCTGCAATCATTGCTACTGGATTGGTTCTTCTTGTTGCAGCTTTATGCTTACTTGTTTACCttagaaagaagagaaagggtGATAGAAATGAAactgttcttggtaattggttGGCCATACATGACTCGCCGAACACAACGACTGAATGTGGCCACCATAAGAGTGGTGCTGGTTGTAGTATTTCAACACAAGGCTTATTGTGCGAAAACTTTTCAATGGAGGAGATTAAACTCGCTACAAACAACTTCGATGAATCAAAGGTCATTGGTGTTGGTGGATTTGGGAAGGTTTACAAGGGTGTCATACGAGGAGTGAAAGAAGTTGCTGTGAAAAGATCTAACCCATCTTCAAATCAAGGAATCAACGAGTTTCAGAATGAAATTTACATGCTTTCAAAGCTAAGACACAGGCATTTAGTCTCTCTAATTGGTTTTTGCCAAGAAGATGGCGAAATGATTCTAATTTATGATTACATGGCCAATGGGACTCTTCAGCAACACCTCTATAAGAGTAACAAGCCATCTTTGCCATGGAATCAAAGGCTTGAAATATGTATTGGAGCGGCGAGAGGGCTTCACTACCTTCACACCGGTGCCAAGTTCACCATAATTCACCGTGATGTAAAAACAACAAATATCCTTTTGGATGAAAGTTGGGTAGCAAAAGTCTCTGATTTTGGTTTATCCAAAACTGGTCCAAACATGAATCAAACCCATGTCAGCACAATGGTGAAAGGTAGTTTCGGTTACTTTGATCCTGAATACTTCCGCAGGCAACAACTGACAGAGAAATCTGATGTTTACTCTTTTGGGGTGGTTCTGTTTGAGGTGTTATGTGGAAGACAAGCTCTTGATCCTACGTTGCCAACAGAGCAAGTTAGTTTAGCTGATTGGGCTTTGATGAACCTAGAGAAAGGTTCACTTGAAGATATCATTGACCCTCATCTGCAAGGGAAGATTAGCATTGATTGTTTGAAAAAGTTTGCTGAGATTGCTGAGAAGTGTTTATCTGATAATGGGCTTGAACGTCCTTCAATGGGTGATGTACTGTGGACACTTGAGCTTGCACTTCAGCTGCAGAAGAATGCTGATGCGGGAAAacttgaagaaaagaaaaaagagaaggcaAATGATGACTCATGCATCTTGTTTGATGACTCAAATTATTTTCACAATAAAATTGCTATGACAACAGGAAGATAA
- the LOC127740547 gene encoding TPD1 protein homolog 1-like, translating to MNHYCLMFLLCFTLPFVFCDVEMHSGRSTQILHSFYEERNLTTVMVKAEQTLSTSRKFLMHGSCTNKDISISQSRESASGIPEYIVQIVNTCVSECAPYDIHFRCGWFASARVINPRLFKRLSYDDCLVNGGKPLAFSQIIRFTYSNSFLYPLAFKSAKFCSTPK from the exons ATGAACCACTACTGCCTTATGTTCCTCCTTTGCTTCACATTGCCCTTTGTATTTTGTGATGTTGAAATGCATTCAG GTCGGTCAACCCAGATTCTGCACTCTTTCTATGAAGAAAGAAACTTGACAACGGTGATGGTGAAAGCAGAACAGACACTCTCTACatcaagaaaatttttaatgcatg GTTCATGCACAAACAAAGACATAAGCATCTCACAAAGTAGGGAATCTGCTTCTGGAATTCCAGAGTACATTGTGCAAATTGTGAATACATGTGTTTCTGAATGTGCTCCATATGATATTCACTTTCGCTGTGGCTGgtttgcttctgcaagagtaaTCAACCCAAGATTGTTCAAGAGGCTCTCTTACGATGATTGTTTAGTTAATGGAGGAAAGCCTTTAGCCTTTAGTCAGATCATTAGATTCACTTACTCCAACTCCTTCTTGTATCCTCTTGCTTTCAAGTCTGCTAAATTTTGCTCAACTCCCAAGTAA